The segment CATCGCCCACCTGCGCCGCGCCAACCAGGTGGCTGTGGCGGCTGTGGCCGAGGGGCACCACCCCTTTGGGGCTATTTTGGTGGCCCCCGACAACGCAACGGTGCTGCTGAAGCAGGGCAATATCGACACCGTCAACCATGCCGAATCGACGCTGTTGCGCCTAGCTAGCGATCGCTACTCGCCCGACTACCTCTGGGGCTGCACTCTCTACACCACGGTGGAACCCTGCGCGATGTGTGCGGGCACCCAGTACTGGGCCAACGTGGGGCGGCTGGTCTATGGCGTTTCAGAACGGCAGCTGCGGTTGCTGACCGGCAACCACAGCGACAATCCCACGCTGGATGTGCCCTGCCGCTATGTGTTTGAGCGGGGTCAAAAGGCGATCGCGGTGTGGGGGCCAATCGCTGAGGTAGAAGCAGAAATCGTCGCTCTCCATCGCAGCTTTTGGCGTGAGTAGCCCAGTGGCGTTAGCCCTAATTAAAATAAATCAACCCGCTTCTAGCTCGATCGCATCACCTTTTTTCAAGACTCCTTCAACTAAAACCGCGCAGTAAAGTCCGGCAAAGTTGTCGTGGGCTTGGGCAACTTGCCGCGAAACGTCTGGGTTGTGCTCGCCTGTATCTGGATCGAGGGAAATCATCCGACAACGTGGGTCGCGCTCAAGCACCATGACTGTTGCAGTTGACCCAATCCGTAGAATGCGACCGACAAAGTTATCCTCAGCAAATCCGCTTTCGTCTGAGGCAAAATCGAAGTAAATGTTTGCTCGAAACCGCCGCTTATCGATGGGAATTGAGCATTCTGATTCAATTTGTCGAATCGTGGATAGGCTGATTAACGAAATCGGGCGACAGTCGGTTAAGGCTCGGTCTGAATGCACAAGTTTCAGCTGGGTCTTGTCATCGAGCCCTTCACGCAGTAGTTGTATCAGTTCTGGGTCATCGACAGAGATAGTTTTGCCTGTGGGAGTGACAATGTCTAAAACCATGTCTTCTGGATCGCTGCTAGCCGGTGTTACCCCAGGGGCTATGCTTGATGCCTCGACTAAGTTCGGCGGTTGTGAGGCTCGTTCGGGGTGGCGATATTGCGGCTGGTACTGCAACATTTGCTGCTGCACGTTTGCGTTTAAGTAGGGAAAGCCTTTGCGGGCGGTGGAACTTTTGAAGGCATAGCAGCGATCGCCGTAGATACCAGAAAATCCCATAAAGATTTCGGACATTTCCACGCCGCGCATACTTTTAACTGGGTAGCACCATAGGCTTTCGACGGTTCCGATAGTTGTCATAGCAAAGCCAAAAACCTCATTTTAGCTGCTCACCGCTCTGCGAAAATATCTAATGATTCTGGTCAGCGGTTGCCGGAATTGCATTTTACCCAAATGACTCCAGTGAATTCGCTGCACCAGAATTGTTAGTCTATATTTTTAATCTCAATGCTGTAAATATCAGTACTGCCCTCAAAGTGATAAATGTCAATTTCACGAAGGAAATCTTGAATTTGTCTGCCTTCGTCAGAAAAGCTTGATGTATAGGAGTTTAAGCTAATTGAGCGTAAGTATTCTTGAACTTTGAGATATCCTCTCACTAAATTTTTCATCCTGATAAGCGTATCGGGAACACCGGGATACGTTTCAGGTGATATCAGGTGATTATGCCGAAGAGTTTTATTAGTAGGACGATCTGTGCAATGACCGTGAGCAAATGCATTTCGCCATAAATAAAGCTTCCGAATTGCTTCATAAGCACTATTGGCTTTCGCATTAGGTTGTCCTACAGATGCTGATGCTACAACTAATTTTTCGCCAGGTGAAAGTTTCTCGATGGTTTCTGCTATGTCCTTGTGAAGGTTATATACGCAAAACTTATTTATTGAAGCTTCCACCTCAATGGCGCTCATTAAAATAGCAACCTCTGCTTTCATCTTGATCTTATGTTCTAGATCCCAAAGGTCTGAACAAATTTCGCCAAACGCTTCAAGTCCTTCTTCACTTTCGTCATCTTCAGGAAATTGATCATAAAAATTTGCAAGCTGTTCTTCAGTTTCTTCATGCACTCGAACCAAGTCTTGAAGTAGCTCACACAAGGCTTCTAGAGCATCAATGACATGAAAAATTGCACCACCACTCCTCCAGTAGGGAGGAGGCATTGCCATAGGATCATTTGGCAGGTGATCAACAGAAACTACTTTCTCGACAAATTCTTCTTTCATAAATTAGTATCTATTTTTAATTTAATAAAAACTTAGCTTCAAAAGCTATTGTTGCTTATCATACCTTGCGAATTGTACTGATTAAGAAGTAGGCAATTGATAGATAAAGTGCATTAATTTGCATCAGACGATATTTTCAAGAAGTCACTTTCAGAGGAATTTAGACAGCCTAACGTTCCCAACCAGCAGCGGCAGATAACCTCGAACTCAGCACCAGCAGCTTTCGCCCGTCCGCTGCGTTGGGGTTGTTATGCTGCGATCGCTTGCTAGCGTATAAACCAGTCGTAACAAATAAACGGTAAAGGAATAACCCACCACCATCGATTTAAGAATTGGGTTAGTCGCTGTATCCAATTGTCCTCCTTCACGTCAGGTGATTTATAGTCCACTTTTGCAGCGTAAGACCTGTACTTACCACTAACATCAGTAAACCAGTCTTGATCGCCTTTCTCGATCACCCAATCTTCCAAGAGTGGGGTTTCTGAGTACTCACAAAATTCTTTCATTAACTGACTTAAAAAATTGCTTAGTTTTGCTGCTGATACAGTATCTCGTGAAACTGTTTGTGCAGGTCTAACAGACTTGCTGTCTGCCCCAGAAAACGTATTGACAAAATCTAGGCATAGAACACAATCGGTATATATTAAACCCTCAGGAACCATAATTTTCCTATTTACTGCATCTATGAGAGATAGCACAGACAGATCATTAACTATCTGATTTTCCAGAATAATTAGACCTAGAGCATCTGGAAGATTCAGAGCTATTTTAGTGTCCTGTATTTGCTTGTTGGCTTTGCTCAGAGCATTCTCAATTGAGTTGTATAGATCTCGCTTCAAGTTTTGCTCTGAAATGTTTTCTTTCTTAGATAATTTCTCTACCTTATTTGGGATCTGGATATTTTGAATCTCCTTAAACTCGCAAACAACTTGACTATCGAACAATAAGAAATCCGAGCGTCCTCTTCCTTGAGGAAAATATTTGTTATGAGACTCGTCATCTAAGTTGATGGCTTGATTGTATGTTTCGAGAAACTCTCGCATCATGAAGAACTATAGAGACTAGCAGTATATCTTGAAGTACTGTCCCCACCAAAGACTCAGCAGCATAACCATCTATTAAGTGTCAGATCTACTAGATAAGACCCTACATTTTCCGTATTATCCAGCAGGTCTACGGGATAATACCTGGTTTTTAAGAAATTAAACAGAATATTTGGTGGATAAGTCCGGGATTTTGGGGCGTTATCCGGCAGATTTGATGGTTAACACCCTGGCGAAGGATCTTATCCAGCAGTGCTTATTGCTCCATTTCCACAGGTCAAGCAAACGATCAACCCCGGTGCTCTTCCACGGTTGACGAGAGAACGCCCATACCAGTATTCTCCATCATTAAGCCGTTCAGACGGAACGGTGACCACACAGAACTCGAAAATCTTGGCGCTGTCTGCCGGTGTCGGAAGCACCGACAGGCAGCTGACCCCGCAAATCTCTTGGGCAGATTGCGAGGCTAAGGGGATCGTACCTTAGCCACCCCAATTTGCACTTCAACGGCGGGTGGCTAAGGTTTTCGCGTTCTGTTTTCTTCCCCAACCAAAGAGGAAACAGAACCGATGTTTGAATATCTTGAACCCGATGCCAGCGGGGCATCTAACGTGCCGCCGTCTTCGCGCAGCAACCCCCAAGCCCGCCCCGAAAAAGTGCGCCATCTGCTCTACGGCAGCCTGGCAGGCCTAGACCGCACCATCAAGATCCTCCACGCCTACGGCTACGCCGACCCCAACGACTGGAGCGATCCGATCCCCACCGAGCAACCCAACCAGTGGATGGCGATCTTGACCAAGATCTTGCTCATCGAGTAAGCCTCATCCACACAAGGGGTCGGGTTCCTGCGGCCTTGGGCTAAAACTTGGCGACAAGCAGAGGAACCCGATCCCTAGGGGCAAACTTGAGTGATTTGGCTTTGGGTTAGTGGTGGGCGGTGCCCACCCTACGGGGCAGGGGAAGGCATGGGCTACCCATTTGGCTGGGGGTAGACTACCCATTCATCCGGGGTTAATTCAGCAGCGGCTTCGGCATTGTGGGGGTGTAGCAACCTTGCGTTCACCCTCTCTCGGAGTCTGGCATGACCTCTACTGATGCAACTTCAACGGCGCTCAGCGCCCTATCCACCGGGCTAGCCGATGCGGTGGGGGCGATCGCCCCCGCCCTGGTCGCCGTCAAAGGCCACCGCCGCGCCTACAGCGGCATTCACTGGCAGCCGGGGGTAGTTGTCACCGCCGACTACGGCCTCGGTCGCTCTGGCCACCTCACCCTCACCCTGCCCGACGGCAACGTGGTCGAGGCCGAGGTGTCGGGGCGCGATCGCGCCCTCGATCTGGCCATTGTGCAGCTCGATCGCACCGACCTGCCCCTGCCCAGCCTCAGCGATGGGGCCGACCTCAAGGTGGGCCATGTGGTGCTTGCCGTTGGCCAGTCGTGGGACTACGGCATTAGCGCCAGCCTGGGGGTAGTGGGCAACCTGGGCGGCCCCTGGCAAACCTCCCAGGGGCGGGCGATCGATCGCCTGATTCGCCCCGACCTCAACCTCTACCCCAACCTGCTCGGCGGTGCCCTGGTCAATACGGCGGGGGAAGTCTTGGGCATGAACCTCAACGGGCCGCGCAACCGGGTGGTGACCCTGCCCGCCGCCAACCTCAGCCGCATTG is part of the Nodosilinea sp. PGN35 genome and harbors:
- a CDS encoding nucleoside deaminase → MADPTSAQLIAHLRRANQVAVAAVAEGHHPFGAILVAPDNATVLLKQGNIDTVNHAESTLLRLASDRYSPDYLWGCTLYTTVEPCAMCAGTQYWANVGRLVYGVSERQLRLLTGNHSDNPTLDVPCRYVFERGQKAIAVWGPIAEVEAEIVALHRSFWRE
- a CDS encoding MOSC domain-containing protein, with the protein product MTTIGTVESLWCYPVKSMRGVEMSEIFMGFSGIYGDRCYAFKSSTARKGFPYLNANVQQQMLQYQPQYRHPERASQPPNLVEASSIAPGVTPASSDPEDMVLDIVTPTGKTISVDDPELIQLLREGLDDKTQLKLVHSDRALTDCRPISLISLSTIRQIESECSIPIDKRRFRANIYFDFASDESGFAEDNFVGRILRIGSTATVMVLERDPRCRMISLDPDTGEHNPDVSRQVAQAHDNFAGLYCAVLVEGVLKKGDAIELEAG
- a CDS encoding S1C family serine protease, whose translation is MTSTDATSTALSALSTGLADAVGAIAPALVAVKGHRRAYSGIHWQPGVVVTADYGLGRSGHLTLTLPDGNVVEAEVSGRDRALDLAIVQLDRTDLPLPSLSDGADLKVGHVVLAVGQSWDYGISASLGVVGNLGGPWQTSQGRAIDRLIRPDLNLYPNLLGGALVNTAGEVLGMNLNGPRNRVVTLPAANLSRIVKTLLERGSLSRGYLGVGLQPVALPEALRQTHSLTGEVGLLVVSVDGPGPAAQAGLLIGDILLAVNGQPVSNLQAVYGHLDASAIGQPVSLHLLRGGQPIQLTVTVGEQPQGGAR